From one Pecten maximus chromosome 8, xPecMax1.1, whole genome shotgun sequence genomic stretch:
- the LOC117333202 gene encoding elastase-1-like yields MGLTKSLACLLSLATVVCARFTMDEQISRIIGGQETDSNEWPWQASLQYRDSHICGGSLIAPDVVLTAAHCVDFGVTSDFSVVMGEDELERNSGKEQRIQISEIIMHGSYDGSAGGYPNDIAILRLVDNAELNDVVQLVPMAAKGDDFVGNNDCWLTGWGKTNASSSVAPKLMEVNIDVITNSDCSRKWRRVSGASIFNTHICLFETNKGSCNGDSGGPLVCRVDGQFILAGVTSWGVSSCSGYPSVYTRVSEYRNWISNNM; encoded by the exons ATGGGTCTTACCAAATCACTGGCATGTCTCCTCTCTCTGGCTACAGTCGTCTGTG CCAGATTTACGATGGACGAACAAATATCTCGCATCATTGGAGGCCAAGAAACTGATTCTAACGAATGGCCGTGGCAGGCGTCGCTTCAGTACCGGGACAGTCATATTTGTGGTGGCTCCCTCATCGCACCGGATGTAGTGCTCACAGCTGCGCACTGTGTAGATTTTGGCGT TACCAGTGACTTTTCTGTCGTTATGGGAGAGGACGAGTTGGAGAGAAACTCTGGAAAAGAACAAAGAATTCAGATTTCTGAAATTATCatg CATGGCAGTTATGATGGCAGTGCTGGTGGCTACCCCAACGATATCGCCATTCTCAGACTTGTGGACAACGCAGAGCTGAACGATGTCGTCCAGCTTGTTCCAATGGCAGCCAAAGGTGATGACTTTGTCGGAAACAATGACTGCTGGCTCACTGGCTGGGGGAAGACAAATG CTTCAAGTTCTGTTGCTCCAAAGTTGATGGAAGTCAACATTGACGTCATCACTAACTCTGACTGTAGCCGGAAATGGCGCCGTGTATCGGGAGCTTCCATCTTCAATACACACATCTGTCTGTTTGAGACAAATAAGGGATCATGCAAC GGTGATAGCGGTGGTCCTTTGGTGTGTAGAGTGGATGGACAGTTCATTCTGGCCGGAGTGACGTCATGGGGGGTCAGCTCGTGCTCTGGGTATCCGAGTGTGTACACCCGTGTTTCAGAGTACCGTAACTGGATAAGCAACAACATGTAA
- the LOC117333510 gene encoding uncharacterized protein LOC117333510 has translation MNMNKINFKMRRVIVPLLVICVLALYIFFRQWSVQPATLENTSASMLVRAKHLHERSYEIYFNRFEEQTFSQEIVRHGHDIMKKSDVVLFGMLNEAYIPFTYSWLCNTKPMGIHASVLLLTMDTNSTDLLKRDWPEVHTIHLAVGDFKGDQEYSKAGYVKMMNLRTQAINLLLRNKIPLLLFETDCLWIHNPIPEIVQAVKNHDILVVKPTHKHGYLGGFMCLMPEETTLKVWGKLSERMYKLHNSLTNLKDKETVADETNDQVFFSTIVEQEKKIKLYEFSNKKIVDGKWYIDFTEKDRREMKPLIINNNWVRGNKKKIARAKKWGHWFVSKSLKCNITQVNRIVEL, from the coding sequence ATGAATATGAACAAGATAAACTTCAAAATGAGGAGAGTGATCGTGCCATTACTGGTAATCTGTGTATTGGCATTGTACATATTCTTCAGACAATGGTCAGTCCAGCCAGCTACTCTTGAAAACACATCTGCCAGTATGTTAGTCAGGGCCAAACACTTGCATGAAAGGTCGTATGAAATTTACTTTAACAGATTTGAAGAACAAACATTTTCTCAGGAGATTGTAAGACATGGACATGATATTATGAAGAAATCAGATGTGGTGTTGTTTGGGATGCTGAATGAGGCTTATATTCCATTTACATACAGCTGGCTGTGTAACACCAAGCCTATGGGAATCCATGCTAGTGTCCTTCTACTTACCATGGACACAAATTCTACTGACCTTCTCAAGCGGGACTGGCCAGAAGTTCATACCATCCACCTAGCTGTTGGTGATTTCAAAGGTGACCAGGAATATAGTAAAGCAGGGTATGTAAAGATGATGAACCTAAGGACACAGGCAATAAACTTACTGCTCAGAAACAAAATCCCACTGCTTCTTTTTGAGACGGATTGTTTATGGATACATAACCCTATTCCTGAGATTGTTCAGGCAGTTAAAAATCATGACATTTTGGTCGTCAAGCCAACACACAAGCATGGCTATCTTGGTGGGTTCATGTGTCTGATGCCTGAAGAGACAACTTTGAAAGTGTGGGGCAAGTTGTCAGAGAGAATGTATAAGCTTCATAATAGTCTAACAAATCTCAAAGACAAAGAAACTGTTGCTGATGAAACAAATGATCAGGTATTTTTCTCCACTATTGTGGaacaagaaaaaaagattaaattatATGAGTTTTCAAATAAGAAAATAGTGGATGGAAAATGGTATATTGATTTCACAGAGAAAGATAGAAGAGAAATGAAGCCACTTATCATCAATAATAATTGGGTAAGAGGGAACAAAAAGAAAATCGCCAGAGCCAAGAAATGGGGACACTGGTTTGTGTCAAAAAGTCTGAAATGCAACATAACACAAGTGAATAGAATAGTTGaactttaa